The genomic window ACCGGCGAGCCGGCATACGAGCTCCTGCCGCTGCGCGAGGACGAGGGCCTGGAGCTGCTGCCCGAGCCGGACCCGGGCGATGTCTACCTCGACTTCGAGGGAGACCCGTTCGCCGACGACGGGGCGGGGCGCGAATACCTCGCCGGCATCTGGACCCGCGACGGGCAGTTCCTGGCCTGGTGGGCGCACGACCGCGACGAGGAGCGGGTGCTGACTGCTGGCCTGCTGACCTGGCTCGACGCCCGCTGGCAGCAGTTCCCCGGCATGCACATCTATCACTACGCGGCCTATGAGCAGACGGCGCTGAAGCGGATGGCCCAGCAGCACGCCACCGCAGAGACCGAGCTCGACATGCTGCTGCGCGGCGGCCGGTTCATCGACCTGTTTGCCGTGGTGAAGCAGTCCCTGCAGATCAGCAAGGCCAGTTATTCGATCAAGAAGCTCGAGGCGTTCTATTGGGAGCACACGCGCTCCGGCGAGGGCGATGAGGTCACCGACGCGCTGTCCTCGGTGATCGAGTACGAGCGGTGGCTCGCCGAGGGGCGTCAGGACCAGTCGATCCTGGACCGGTTGCGCGACTACAACCGTGAGGACGTGCGGTCCACGCACGCGCTGCACGAGTGGCTGGAGGAGCGTCGCCGTGAGGCGGAGGCCCAGAGCGGTCGACCGCTCGGACGGCTTGGCCACCAAGAGCGCGAGGCGAGCAATGACAGCGAGGCCATGGTCGTCGAGAACGAGGTCGTCGAGCGGCTGCTGGAGGCGGGGCACGAGCTGCTGGCCGGCTGCGTCGGGTTCCACCGGCGCGAGGCCAAGCAGAGCCACTGGGACTTCTTCCGGACCGAGGAGATGAGCGACGAGGATCTGATCGAGGACCGCGCCGCCACCCTGGGCGGCCTCGGGACCCCGCGGTGTGTGGGGGAGATCGCGAAGTCCTGGCTGTGGCGCTACGACTTCCCGCCGCAGGAGACCACGATTGAGGTGGGCGACAAGACGTGTGACGCGCGCACCCACACCCCCGTGGCGGGCGTCGTCGAGATCGATCCCGAGGCGGGGTTTGTCGTGGTGAAGCTGGGCAAGGCCAAGGAGCCTGCGACTCCGGCCGGGCTGGTGGTCAGCTCACATGTGCCCAGTGAGGCGCAACAGGCATCGCTGCTGCGCCTGGCCGAGACGACGCTGGCTGGCCGCGACACGATGGGCCTGGCGCTGCTGGAGGGCCGGGTGCCTGACGGCATGGAGCCGGTCGGCAGCGAGTCTGCCGGTGACGTCGTGCGCCGGGTCGGGGCGGCGCTGGACCGTCAGGTGCTGCCGGTGCAGGGACCTCCCGGCTCAGGCAAGAGCCACTCGGGCAAGCAATTGATCCGTGACCTGCTGGACGCGGGGCTGCGGGTGGGGGTCACCGCCAACTCGCACGCGGTCATCAAGCACCTGATGGGCGGCGTGGGTCGCCCGGGCATCCGCAAGGGCACACACAAGTCTGACTCGACGGAGCTGGTGCAGGTTGTAACCGACAACAAGGTGGTGGACAGGGCCATCGCAGACGGTGCGACGCTGATCGGTGGCACGGCGTGGCTGTGGGCACGCGAGGAGCTGGCCGACTCGGTCGACGTCCTGGTCGTCGACGAGGCCGGACAGTTTGCGCTCGCCAACGCTCTGGCGGTGGCTCAGGCCGCAATGCGGGGCATCGTGCTGCTCGGCGACCCGCAGCAGCTGCCGCAGGTTGTGCAGGGCACCCATCCATACGACGCCGGGAGGTCCACCCTGGAGCACCTGATCGGAGACCAGGACACGATCACGGCCGACCGCGGCATCTTCTTGGACCGCACCTACCGCATGCATCCAGAGATCACCCGATTCGTCTCGGACCTGTCCTATGCCTCCCGCCTGGAGTCAGTGGACGGCCTCGAGCGGCAACAGATCGATGCGCCAGGTGAGCTGACCGGCTCCGGGCTCCGGTGGGTCCCCGTGGAGCACGCCGGAAGCTCGTCAGAGTCCCCGGAAGAGGCCGAGGCCGTGGCCGGGCTCATCCAGGACCTGCTGGCCGGCACCTGGACCGACCGTGAGGGGCGGGTCGAGCCGATTGGTCTGGACGACGTCCTGGTGGTGACGCCCTACAACGCGCAGGTCAAGCTGCTGCGAGAGCGCCTGCCCGCGGGCGCGCGCGTGGGCACGGTGGACAAGTTCCAGGGGCAGCAGGCGCCGGTTGTGATCTTCTCGATGGCCAGCTCCAGCGCCCAGGACGCCCCACGCGGCGTCGGCTTCCTGCTGGACAGCCACCGGTTCAACGTGGCCGTCTCGCGCGCCAGGGCGCTCGCGGTCGTCGTGGGCAGTCCCACTCTGCTCAGCGCCCCGGTCAGCACACCCGAGCAGCTGCGGCTGGTCAACTCCTTGTGCCGGTTCGTCGACCTGGCGGATCTGGCGGCGAAGGAGTCCCGGGAGGCGGCGTGAGGTGCCCTGCCTGATCGCGGCGTGAGGTGCCCTGCCTGATCGCGGCGTGAGGTGCCCTGCCTGATCGTCAGAGCGAATCGGCCAGCGGGATGCCGTGCCGGAAGACGTTGGTCGGGTCGTAGTGCCGCTTCGCGGCGGCCAGCCGTGACCAGATGTCCGGAGTGAACGCCTGCGGCGCCGTCTGCACCCGCTCGTGGCCCTCGACAAAGTTCAGATAGCTGCTCAGCCCGGCCAGGTTCGGGGCAACCTGCTCCCAGGTCGCGCCGATGCGGCGCTCCACCTCCTCGCTCGCGCCGGGACCGGCGACGATCCCGACGAGCTCGAGGAGCCACGCGCCGTCCCTGGCCGCGAAACTGACCGACGGGTTGTCGCGGCTGATCGCGCCACCGGCCTGCCGGGCCTCGGCCAGGAGCATCGGAGACGGACCGTCACCACCGAGCACCGCCGCGATCATGGCCTCCAGCACCGTGCTGTCCAGCCGCGCCAACCAGCGACCGCTGGCGGCCGCAGGGATCGGATCGACCGGATCCATCGAGATCTCTCCGGCCCGGGCGAACGGCATCGTCGCCCAGGTGTCCATGAGCGGTTGACGCCACTGCCGCCACTCGTCGACGAGGCTGACCCCGGCCTCCTGACCCGCACCAGACAACCCGACACCAGACAACCCGGCACCAGGCAACCCGGCATAGCACCCGCGCACGATGGCAAACGTCTTGCCCCGCAACGGCTCTGGAACCATGTCAAACGGTGGGAAGGCCATCAGGGTGAAGGCGCTCGTGAGCTCTGTGGGCGCCCCGCTCGACCACTCGAGATAGCGCTCGAACACCTCCCGGGCCGCCTCCACCGGATAGAAGAGATTGCCGGCATAGACCTCCGAGACCGGCGCGAGGGCGACGGTCATCTCCGTCACGACACCGAGTGTTCCGCCGGCGCTCCCGCAGAGGGCCCAGAACAACTCAGGCTCCGCCGAGGGTGAGGTGGTGATGACCTGACCGTCCGCCAGGACCACCCGCAGCGACTGGACGGCGTCGACGCAGAGGCCGTGCTGGCGCGCGAGCCAGCCGAACCCGCCGCCGAGGCTGTAGCCGACCGCGCCGACGTGGGGTGCCGACCCGAGCAGGGGCGCCAGCCCGTGCTCCTGCGCTTGGGCGAGCACCGGCTGCCAGATGGCCCCGCCGCCGAGCGTGGCCGTGCGCGCCTGGGCGTCGATGTGCACCTGGTCGAGGTCGGTGGTGCTGATCAGCACGCTCTGCCTGTCGGCCGGGATGGTGACGCCGTGGCCGGTGCTCTGCACGGCCACCGCCAGGTCGTGGGCAGCTGCGTAGCGCACGGTCTGCACGACGTCGGACTCCGAGGCGACGCGGACGACGACAGCCGGCTGGTGGGTCCAGGCGAGGTTCCAGCCCTGGCACGTCTCGGCATACAACTCGTCGCCGGGCACGAGCACGGCGCCCTGGCAGGTCGCGGCGAGCTCACGCACTCCGCCAATGGTCTCTTCGATCGTCACGGTGATCTCCTCTGGTTGGTCTGCTCAGGACGCATCCGCGAGAGGGCCTTGCTGGTGCATCTAGGGGTGGTGTCATCTTCCTCCTCCGTGGCCCGCAGGACCACCCCCTATTTGGCGGAAAGGACTGTCGGGAGGCTGGGTCAGCCGAAGGCGATGCGCTGGTCGCCGAGCTGACCGGAGGCCTTGAGCCGGGTGGTGTCGGCCCGGGCCATGTTGGCGCCCTCGACGGGCGCGCTGACCGACAGGACATACCACTGCGTGCCGAAGTGCAGCGTGGCGCCGTCAGCCCCGAACGACATGCGCTCGAGCAGACCCGGCCCCGCGCCGGCAGAGAGCGGGACCCCCACCTCCATCGTGTGCGTCTCACCCGGGCCCAGCTCGAGTGCCACCAGGTGCTCATAGGAGCTGGAGAAGCGACGTCCGTCGGGTCGGCTGGGGCGGTCCTTGTCCCGCATGCCAGGTGCCATCTTGTTGTCGCCCTCGTCCTTGAGGGTGAAGCTCAGCGACCGGATGCTGCGTGGCTCGGACTCGTGGCCGACGATGGTGACGCGGGTCGGGATGGTCTGGTCGCCCCAGTCGAACGACTTCGGTGCCTCCAGCTCGACCTTGATCCCACCCGTGTCGAATGCCTTCTTGATCTTGTCGAAGAACCCCATTGACCTTGACTCTCTCTCGGTGACCGAGGGTGGCAGGCACCGCCGTCGGTGCGTGCTGGAGCCCTCGTGAGCCAGGAGCCTAGGGGCGGTGAGGACGGGCGGGAATCGGTCTGCGGGATGACTTCGGGCCGCCGCAGGTCGGTGCTGGACTGTCCCGAAGTCGGGTCTCACCGGAGGTGACCGGGACGCCAGGTGGTGGCGCGCGGCTCGGCCCTAGCGGGATGGATAGCACAAGATGTGCCTATGACTGCTGCCACACGCACGACTGAGCAGACACGGCATACGCCCGTGCCGTCCCTGGGCCCCGACGACGCCGCCCGCAGGGCAAACCTGCGCCGGATGCGGCTGATGGCGAGTGGCCTGCTGGTGCTGGCGGCCATCGTCTTCGTGCTGACCCATGGGCGCGACGGCGCCTGGGGCTATGTCAATGCCGCGTCGGAGGCGGCGATGGTCGGCGCGGTGGCCGACTGGTTCGCGGTGACCGCCCTCTTCCGGCACCCTCTGGGGATCCCCGTGCCGCACACCGCGATCATCCCTCGACGCAAGGAGATGCTCGCGCGCAGCCTGGAGCACTTCGTGGCCGAGAACTTCCTGACCGAGCCGACCATCCGCGAGAAGGTGCTCGACGCCGAGGTCACCGCCCGGCTGGGGGAGTGGCTCAGCGATCCCGTCAACGCCGAACGAGTCATCCAGGAGGCCTCGCCGCTGGCCGCTCGCGCGCTGGAGCGGGTCGGTGGCGCGGACCTGCAGGCGTTCGTCGAGCAGACCCTGTTGCCGCGGGTGCGCCGTGAGCCGCTGAGCCCGCTCGCTGGGCACCTGCTCGAGGCGGTCGTGGAGGACCGGGCGCACCAGGGGCTGATGGACATCGGCTTCCGCGAGCTGCACTCGTGGCTCGTGGCCCACCCGTCGGAGGTCAACCGCATCATCGGGGCGCGGGCGCCGTGGTGGTCCCCGACCTGGGTGGACGACATGGTCGTCGGGAGGATCTATCAGGAGCTCGTGGCGTGGGCCAAGGAGGTCGACGACAACAAGGGGCACCGGGTCCGGCAGGCGCTCGACTCCTATCTGGCCGACCTGGCCCAGGACATGCAGCACGACCCGGACACGATGGCCAACGCCGAGCGGCTCAAGGAGCGCATCCTCGAGCACCCGCAGGTCGGCCCGAGCGTCGTCGCCGTCTGGGACGCGGTCAAGATCGTGCTCCTCGAGCAGCTGGGCGACCCCCACGGGCAGCTGCGCACCCGACTTGCCGAGGAGCTGGGCGACCTGGCTGGGCGGATGATCCACGACGACACGATGCGGGCCCGCCTGGATGCCTGGGGCGCCGACGCTGCGGCACTGCTCATCTCTCGGTATGGCGCCGAGCTCACCTCGGTCATCTCCCACACCATCGACCGTTGGGACGGGCGCGACGCCGCCGACCGGATCGAGCTGCACGTGGGCCGGGACCTGCAGTTCATCCGGATCAACGGCACCGTGGTCGGGGGCCTGGTGGGACTGTTGATCCACACGGTGTCGCAACTGCTCTGAGGGGCCGGGGTCGGGGCTCGCTCCCACCTGAACGAGGTCCAGGGTCGTCGCCGAGCATCTGGGTTGTGGACAACTTCTGCGCGCAAGTGACCGCAGTTGCCACCATTTGTCCATGAGTGACAACAAGAGATTCGATCTGACAGCGCGGGCGCAGATGCGTCCGCTGCACGACCCCGAGGTGGCCAACGCCGCCCTCGAGGCCTTCCTGGACGAGGAGGACCTGGTCAACGGCGGCCTGGCCTTCCTCTTCTGTGACCGGGAGGGCCACCTGATGCAGCCGATCCTGGTCTCGGACGTCCCGGACCCGGCCGGCCCTGAGGAACGCTGGGCCGCCATGCGCTGGGCGATCGCCCTGTGCGAGATGGTCGGCGACGAGCATGCGGGGCCACTCGCGCTGGTGCTGGCCATCGTGCGCGAGGCAGGGCCGGTCTGTGACGCCGACCGGGAGTGGCACCAGGTCGCGATCGACGCGTGTGCCGAGGCTGAGGTGCCGCTGATCGGGGTCCACGTGGCGACTCTCGCGGAAGCCGTCGCCCTGCCGACGGCCGCACCCCGGCCGGCTGGAGACTTCGCACCACCGGGGTCGGCGGAGTCTGCCGCGTGACCCACCGGCCGCCGGGTGCGGGCGTATCATCACCCCATGAGCACCCGGCACAGCGGTGTGCAGGCGGTGGCGGTCCTCGCCACCGTCCTGGCTCTCGCGGCGTGCGGCTCTGCGGTGGACGAGGAGCCGTCGGTCAGTGTTGGGCCGACGGCGCCGACCGAGAGTGACGACGATCCCACCGGGTCTGCTGAGCCCGCCGAGACCGGCGCCGAGACAACCGGTCCCGCGGCCACCGGCGCGGACCCCACCACCACGGGCGCGGACCCCACCACCACCTCAGGCGAGGGAGCGACGACTGGGGGCGTGACGACTGGGGATGTGACGACTGGGGGCGCGACGACTGGGGGCGCGACGACCGAGGACGTGACGACGCAGGACGGGCCGGCGGGGGAGGCAGGTGCCACCGATGAGCCGTCCGGGCTGCCGGAGTTCGAGGCGGCAGACGCCGTCGTGCGGCAGGACCCCGGAGGTGAGGCTGCCCAGCTCGTCATCGACGAGGTGCGACTCGGGCTGCAGGACGACTTTGACCGCGTGGTGCTCGACCTCTCCGGCACGGGAGAGGCCGGGTGGCTCGTGCAGTATGCCGAGGCACCGGCCATGGACGGCAGCGGCTTCCCGGTGGACCTGGCGGGGGACCATGTCCTGCAGGTCGTCGCGCAGGGGATGGCCTATCCGGAGCCGGGCGACACGGCATACGACCCGGGGTTGTTGCTGGTCGACGGCGGCGATCTCCTCCAGGTGACCGAGGTCCTGCGGGGAGCGCCTTTCGAGGGTCAGGTCCAGGTCCTCATCGGCACCCAGGAGCAGGCGCCGTTCCGGGTCTTCCGGCTGGCCGGTCCCGAGCGTCTGGTCATCGACCTCCAGCACTGACGTCATCTGGCACTGACGTCAAATGAAACTGACGTTATCCGGCACTGACTTCATCCTTTGGGCCGACGACAGCGCGGCCCGGTGCGTCCTAGCGTCGTGGGCAGGTGAGGCAGCAGGGGACTCGCCACCACTCAGGACCCGATCCCTGCCACGTGCAGAGGAGACACCATGTCCGAGCGCTACGTCATCACAGCCCGTGACCCGGGAGCCACAGCCGAAGCCGATCTGCCCGACGACGTGCGCGTCGTGGCCGCCCTGGACCGGGGGCAGCTGGTCGACGCCGAGCCGCAGAGCGTCCAGGAGCTGGAGGCGCGCGGCTTCCGGGTCAAGCACCTCCGCGACCCGCACCTGATCCGGTTCTTCTCCTACGAGATCGATGCGGAGCGTGGCACCACTCCCCAGACGCCCCCCGAGTTCCAAGACCAGACCGAGTCGGAGGGGGTGAACCACCTGGTCCTGCTGGCTGGACCGGTCCAGGAGTCCTGGCTCGCGACCCTGGCCGAGCGTGGAGTTCGACTCGTGGAGCCCGTCTCGCCGTTCGCCTACTTCGTGCGGGCGGAGGCGGGAACGGTCGCGGGTCTGTCGGCGCTGCCTTTCGTCGAGTGGACGGGTCCGCTCGAGCCGGCCTACAAGGTCAATCCGGTCCTGCTCGGTCTCGAGGACGAGGCCCCGGGGGTGGGCCCCATCGAGGCCCTGGACGTCGGGGTCCTGGCCGACGGCGACATCGCCGCCGTGACCGCCTTGATCGAGACGGCGGGCGGCACCGTCGAGCAGGTGGGACCGGAGACCTCGGACGCCTATGTCAGCATCCGCGCACAGCTGCCCCGTGAGGCGCTGGCGGCGGTGGCCGCACACCCGGACGTGCGCTGGGTCGACGCCATCCACACGCCGCAGCTCGAGGACGAGCGCGGCGCCCAGATCGTGTTCGAGGACCTCGACGGCGCCGCCGCCCCCAACACCGCGCCCAACGTGGGCTATGCGGCAAACCTGACGGCGCTCGGCGCGGACGGCGCAGGGGTCACCATCGCCATCTGCGACACCGGGGTCAGCACCAACGACCCGGCCACGGTGCACGATGACCTGGCCGGCCGGCTGGCCTTTGCCGTCACCGGCAACGGCGGGACGCCCTCAGGCGGCGACACCAACGGTCACGGCACCCACGTCGCCGGCATCGCCGCCGGCGACGGCGGCTCTGGCGACACCGACCCGCAGGGTTTCCTCCTCGGCATGGGCGTGGCCACCGGAGCCATGGTG from Ornithinimicrobium cryptoxanthini includes these protein-coding regions:
- a CDS encoding TM0106 family RecB-like putative nuclease — encoded protein: MHLMDGLPQLSATDLTTHLGCAHATTLDLQLARGERERPEDGVDEQLQLIFTKGLQHEQGYLAALRDRGLEVVEIAGRGSHAEREVATVEAMYAGAQVIYQAAFAAGSWVGVADFLLRVDRPSQLGDWSYDIADTKLARHLRTAALLQMASYARHVERIQGVAPEQLVVVTGDSKEHPWRLIDVESYARRARERLEVAVAEAAPTQSVKVAHCARCRWLPVCEAEWEERDDLVLVAGLRADQRERLAEVGVTTMSQLAVATDEQLAGALNRTVRERLRGQAALQVRERETGEPAYELLPLREDEGLELLPEPDPGDVYLDFEGDPFADDGAGREYLAGIWTRDGQFLAWWAHDRDEERVLTAGLLTWLDARWQQFPGMHIYHYAAYEQTALKRMAQQHATAETELDMLLRGGRFIDLFAVVKQSLQISKASYSIKKLEAFYWEHTRSGEGDEVTDALSSVIEYERWLAEGRQDQSILDRLRDYNREDVRSTHALHEWLEERRREAEAQSGRPLGRLGHQEREASNDSEAMVVENEVVERLLEAGHELLAGCVGFHRREAKQSHWDFFRTEEMSDEDLIEDRAATLGGLGTPRCVGEIAKSWLWRYDFPPQETTIEVGDKTCDARTHTPVAGVVEIDPEAGFVVVKLGKAKEPATPAGLVVSSHVPSEAQQASLLRLAETTLAGRDTMGLALLEGRVPDGMEPVGSESAGDVVRRVGAALDRQVLPVQGPPGSGKSHSGKQLIRDLLDAGLRVGVTANSHAVIKHLMGGVGRPGIRKGTHKSDSTELVQVVTDNKVVDRAIADGATLIGGTAWLWAREELADSVDVLVVDEAGQFALANALAVAQAAMRGIVLLGDPQQLPQVVQGTHPYDAGRSTLEHLIGDQDTITADRGIFLDRTYRMHPEITRFVSDLSYASRLESVDGLERQQIDAPGELTGSGLRWVPVEHAGSSSESPEEAEAVAGLIQDLLAGTWTDREGRVEPIGLDDVLVVTPYNAQVKLLRERLPAGARVGTVDKFQGQQAPVVIFSMASSSAQDAPRGVGFLLDSHRFNVAVSRARALAVVVGSPTLLSAPVSTPEQLRLVNSLCRFVDLADLAAKESREAA
- a CDS encoding FAD-binding oxidoreductase yields the protein MTIEETIGGVRELAATCQGAVLVPGDELYAETCQGWNLAWTHQPAVVVRVASESDVVQTVRYAAAHDLAVAVQSTGHGVTIPADRQSVLISTTDLDQVHIDAQARTATLGGGAIWQPVLAQAQEHGLAPLLGSAPHVGAVGYSLGGGFGWLARQHGLCVDAVQSLRVVLADGQVITTSPSAEPELFWALCGSAGGTLGVVTEMTVALAPVSEVYAGNLFYPVEAAREVFERYLEWSSGAPTELTSAFTLMAFPPFDMVPEPLRGKTFAIVRGCYAGLPGAGLSGVGLSGAGQEAGVSLVDEWRQWRQPLMDTWATMPFARAGEISMDPVDPIPAAASGRWLARLDSTVLEAMIAAVLGGDGPSPMLLAEARQAGGAISRDNPSVSFAARDGAWLLELVGIVAGPGASEEVERRIGATWEQVAPNLAGLSSYLNFVEGHERVQTAPQAFTPDIWSRLAAAKRHYDPTNVFRHGIPLADSL
- a CDS encoding DUF445 domain-containing protein, which encodes MTAATRTTEQTRHTPVPSLGPDDAARRANLRRMRLMASGLLVLAAIVFVLTHGRDGAWGYVNAASEAAMVGAVADWFAVTALFRHPLGIPVPHTAIIPRRKEMLARSLEHFVAENFLTEPTIREKVLDAEVTARLGEWLSDPVNAERVIQEASPLAARALERVGGADLQAFVEQTLLPRVRREPLSPLAGHLLEAVVEDRAHQGLMDIGFRELHSWLVAHPSEVNRIIGARAPWWSPTWVDDMVVGRIYQELVAWAKEVDDNKGHRVRQALDSYLADLAQDMQHDPDTMANAERLKERILEHPQVGPSVVAVWDAVKIVLLEQLGDPHGQLRTRLAEELGDLAGRMIHDDTMRARLDAWGADAAALLISRYGAELTSVISHTIDRWDGRDAADRIELHVGRDLQFIRINGTVVGGLVGLLIHTVSQLL
- a CDS encoding AMIN domain-containing protein — its product is MSTRHSGVQAVAVLATVLALAACGSAVDEEPSVSVGPTAPTESDDDPTGSAEPAETGAETTGPAATGADPTTTGADPTTTSGEGATTGGVTTGDVTTGGATTGGATTEDVTTQDGPAGEAGATDEPSGLPEFEAADAVVRQDPGGEAAQLVIDEVRLGLQDDFDRVVLDLSGTGEAGWLVQYAEAPAMDGSGFPVDLAGDHVLQVVAQGMAYPEPGDTAYDPGLLLVDGGDLLQVTEVLRGAPFEGQVQVLIGTQEQAPFRVFRLAGPERLVIDLQH